One window from the genome of Musa acuminata AAA Group cultivar baxijiao chromosome BXJ1-4, Cavendish_Baxijiao_AAA, whole genome shotgun sequence encodes:
- the LOC103976640 gene encoding zinc finger protein ZAT5-like has translation MEAAEEASGIDVGECGSCNGEFLQPAVVAKGKRTKRQRSHPRLHTVLADSSSTSSSEHSESITEEDEDVANCLILLAQGRARLTDSGRGPEGLPGEAADGDGGGVAEKSSSRRPPEAATTTGCAYECKTCSRWFPSFQALGGHRASHKKPKLTAATTIAIEERKESIHDRLLQTSTNPFSHPVRGVEQSNTKTKTHECSICGSEFSSGQALGGHMRRHRPPVAAIPESQDIKKERFLLPLDLNLPAPINDDAQIPPPPASPFAPGRPLVFAASASALVDCRY, from the coding sequence ATGGAAGCTGCAGAAGAAGCCTCGGGCATCGACGTCGGCGAGTGCGGCAGCTGCAACGGGGAATTCCTACAGCCTGCCGTCGTCGCGAAGGGCAAGCGCACGAAGCGGCAGCGGAGCCACCCGCGGCTGCACACGGTCCTCGCTGACTCTTCGTCGACCTCCTCGTCCGAGCACTCGGAGAGCATCACCGAGGAGGACGAGGACGTGGCCAACTGCCTCATCCTTCTTGCGCAGGGCCGCGCCCGACTCACCGATTCCGGGCGTGGACCGGAAGGCCTACCAGGAGAAGCCGCCgatggcgacggcggcggcgtgGCCGAGAAGTCCAGTAGCAGAAGGCCTCCTGAGGCCGCGACGACAACCGGCTGCGCCTATGAATGCAAGACGTGCAGCAGATGGTTCCCGTCGTTCCAGGCGCTCGGCGGGCACCGTGCCAGCCACAAGAAACCTAAGCTGACCGCCGCGACGACGATCGCCATCGAGGAAAGAAAAGAATCGATCCATGATCGCCTGCTGCAAACAAGTACGAATCCTTTCTCGCATCCGGTTCGTGGTGTTGAGCAGAGTAACACTAAGACGAAGACCCACGAGTGCTCGATATGCGGTTCAGAATTCAGTTCCGGGCAGGCGCTCGGCGGCCACATGAGGCGGCACAGGCCACCGGTGGCGGCCATTCCAGAGAGCCAAGACATCAAGAAGGAGAGGTTCCTTCTTCCTTTGGATTTAAACCTCCCGGCGCCCATCAACGACGACGCTCAGATCCCTCCTCCGCCAGCTTCCCCATTCGCCCCTGGGCGACCGCTCGTCTTCGCGGCGTCCGCCTCAGCTCTTGTCGACTGCCGCTACTAA